A genomic segment from Gossypium hirsutum isolate 1008001.06 chromosome D04, Gossypium_hirsutum_v2.1, whole genome shotgun sequence encodes:
- the LOC121216243 gene encoding protein PSK SIMULATOR 3 yields the protein MMLFIQEFLVKSKLEILNPPEGNAVQTISPVFRSQCRLLDAPPETLAASALALHYANVIIVIEKLAASPHLIGNDARDDLYNMLPASVRAALRARLKPYAKSLTSSVFDTELAEDWTEAMAAILEWLAPLAHNMIRWQSERSFEQQSFVSGTNALLVQTLYFANREKTEAAIIEILVGLNYVWRLGRELNAKALQECASSRSFDECLYL from the coding sequence ATGATGCTATTCATTCAGGAATTCTTAGTGAAATCAAAGCTGGAAATCTTAAATCCTCCTGAAGGAAATGCTGTTCAAACTATTTCGCCGGTGTTTAGATCTCAGTGCAGGTTGTTGGATGCTCCGCCTGAAACTCTTGCGGCTTCTGCTTTAGCACTGCACTATGCAAATGTTATCATTGTCATTGAGAAGTTAGCAGCATCTCCTCACTTGATTGGTAATGATGCTAGAGATGATCTGTACAACATGTTACCTGCAAGTGTGAGAGCTGCACTGAGGGCAAGGCTAAAACCATATGCAAAGAGCTTAACTTCATCAGTTTTTGATACAGAGCTTGCTGAAGACTGGACTGAGGCAATGGCTGCGATATTAGAGTGGTTGGCGCCACTAGCTCATAACATGATTAGATGGCAATCTGAGCGGAGTTTTGAACAGCAGAGCTTTGTTTCTGGGACTAATGCGCTTCTGGTTCAGACTCTCTACTTTGCAAACCGAGAAAAGACTGAAGCAGCAATCATCGAGATTCTTGTTGGTCTGAATTATGTTTGGAGACTTGGTAGAGAACTCAATGCAAAGGCTCTACAGGAGTGTGCAAGCAGTAGAAGCTTTGATGAATGTTTGTATCTATAG